A part of Cotesia glomerata isolate CgM1 linkage group LG4, MPM_Cglom_v2.3, whole genome shotgun sequence genomic DNA contains:
- the LOC123262885 gene encoding uncharacterized protein LOC123262885 — translation MIFLFVLLFTSININVSGAEKPKIGCNDFYEYYGTQHDLIVEECKLAKLRFFSKYMEKYNQWPLAIEIRNEPSIYLNLHKVDNIATKNTPIYFGNNNGTVDCTTTYEKFRIDTIFDNLREVVMFQDYDNKAAITIFWHGENNVILEGFIGNYILRQTEDKNYFLLKVTYPIDEFENDEYKKYKKNDRFAKHNLSSPEEEIIVKVLVALDWTSAQQEVAQVVSSLLVYYNAVNMLFQPFTSPKIKVAVSGIIYPNTEFSTPYFSNSKTQFPGYDETYIKLNSANENFRKHFLNEEAKVFPNSLFDVIIGMTGQPICDADYNCQYYGVSDQSVIYNRGKNAEKNDPIPIVGVVRHPSFQGNYAVVAREIAHILGSSYNTRWYAFNNCNGIMNKFVRPDNWPLDWSACNIDDMSLYFSLNQSSGFSTRKNFRALNSKLW, via the exons ATGATCTTTTTATTTGTGTTGTTATTCACATCGATTAATATCAATGTATCGGGTGCAGAAAAACCTAAAATAGGTTGTAACGATTTTTATGAATACTATGGGACACAACACGATTTAattg TGGAGGAATGCAAGCTCGCCAAATTACGTTTCTTTTCAAAATACATGGAAAAATACAACCAATGGCCGCTAGCAATAGAAATACGCAATGAGCCGTCAATATATTTAAATCTTCACAAGGTTGACAATATCGCTACCAAAAATACTCCTATATATTTTGGTAATAACAATGGTACAGTTGATTGCACTACAACTTATGAGAAGTTCAGAATTGACACG ATCTTCGATAACTTAAGAGAAGTTGTAATGTTCCAAGATTATGACAATAAAGCAGCGATTACAATATTTTGGCACGGTGAAAATAATGTAATATTG GAGGGTTTTATCGGCAATTACATTTTACGCCAAACAGAAGACAAAAATTACTTCCTGTTAAAAGTGACATATCCTATAGATGAATTCGAGAACGACG AGTATAagaagtacaaaaaaaatgacagaTTTGCAAAGCATAATTTGAGTTCACccgaagaagaaataatagtTAAAGTTTTAGTCGCTCTAGATTGGACTTCAGCTCa ACAAGAAGTAGCTCAAGTAGTTAGCAGCTTATTAGTTTATTACAATGCGGTCAATATGCTGTTTCAGCCATTTACATCTCCAAAAATCAAAGTCGCTGTATCGGGTATAATTTATccaaat ACCGAATTCTCAACACCTTATTTCTCAAACTCAAAAACGCAGTTTCCAGGCTATGATGAGACctatattaaattgaattcagcaaatgaaaatttcagaAAGCACTTTTTAAATGAAGAAGCTAAAGTATTTCCGAACAGTTTGTTCGATGTTATCATTGGAATGACAgg tcAACCAATCTGTGATGCAGATTACAATTGTCAATATTACG GTGTCTCGGATCAAAGCGTGATTTACAACAGAGGGAAAAATGCCGAAAAAAATGACCCCATACCTATCGTCGGTGTAGTTCGACATCCCAGTTTTCAGGGCAATTATGCGGTAGTCGCTCGGGAAATCGCTCACAT ATTAGGAAGCTCTTACAATACTCGTTGGTACGCTTTCAATAACTGCAACGGGATCATGAACAAATTTGTGCGACCTGATAACTGGCCGTTGGATTGGTCGGCATGTAACATTGATGACATGTCTCTGTACTTCAG CCTCAATCAATCATCAGGATTTtcaacaagaaaaaattttagagcaCTCAATTCGAAGCTTTGGTAA